In a single window of the Paenibacillus sp. MMS20-IR301 genome:
- a CDS encoding ABC transporter ATP-binding protein has translation MSRGFGPMGFGGPGHGKLKFDDDEAQPEISKALLLRIIRYFLPYWKMTLLVMLVLGISAVLGLLPPILIQQIIDRALPDKNLQLLVLLVLASLATTVVSGLLGVLQNYLNSFISQNIVHDMKNQMYRHLQSMPLSFFSGVRQGEVITRMTSDISGIQGVFNSTIVNFASNLFILVSTAATLFFMNWKLALLGVLVIPLFIVPTRKMGNVRWKLAKETQEKISEQNQIIQETLSLSGYMLMKLFTREEAELSAFRTVNAQATRLQIRESMAGRWFMMVLTTFTSIGPLLIYLYGGYLFIQGELTIGAIITFVALLGRLYGPVLQMTNLYVDVKRSVALFERIFDYFDMDPLITDQPLALPGNADGADIVFDHAEFAYQPGKPALRGISFTAAAGSLTALVGPSGAGKTTITNLIPRLYELDSGAIRIGGTDIREFTLQSLRSQIGLVTQDTYLFNGTIRDNLLYASAGATEPEIIAACEAAYIHDFIMKLPDGYDTMVGNRGIKLSGGEKQRISIARVLLKNPPVIIMDEATSSLDTVSEYYIQQAMHKLLQGKTSIVIAHRLSTIMAADTILVIQDGAIVESGPHESLLAEHGVYRDLYNKQFLANGPAT, from the coding sequence ATGTCCAGAGGTTTCGGTCCTATGGGGTTCGGCGGGCCCGGGCACGGCAAATTAAAATTCGATGATGATGAAGCACAGCCGGAAATCTCCAAGGCACTGCTGCTGCGGATCATCCGGTACTTCCTGCCTTACTGGAAGATGACCCTGCTCGTGATGCTCGTGCTGGGCATTTCGGCTGTGCTCGGGCTGCTTCCGCCGATTCTGATCCAGCAGATTATTGACCGTGCGCTCCCTGACAAGAATCTGCAGCTGCTGGTCCTGCTTGTACTTGCCTCGCTTGCTACCACCGTAGTGTCAGGCCTGCTGGGTGTACTGCAGAATTATTTGAACTCTTTTATCTCGCAAAATATTGTCCATGATATGAAAAACCAGATGTACCGCCATCTGCAGAGCATGCCGCTGTCCTTCTTCTCGGGTGTCAGACAAGGCGAGGTCATCACCCGTATGACCAGTGATATCTCCGGTATTCAAGGAGTATTTAACAGCACGATTGTTAATTTTGCCAGCAATCTGTTCATTCTCGTCTCTACGGCAGCAACCTTATTCTTCATGAACTGGAAGCTCGCCCTGCTGGGTGTGCTTGTGATTCCCCTCTTCATCGTGCCGACCCGCAAAATGGGCAATGTACGCTGGAAGCTCGCCAAGGAAACCCAGGAGAAAATCTCCGAGCAGAATCAGATCATCCAGGAAACGCTCAGTCTCAGCGGCTATATGCTTATGAAGCTGTTCACCAGGGAAGAAGCGGAGCTGTCCGCCTTCAGAACAGTCAATGCCCAGGCTACACGCCTGCAGATCCGGGAATCGATGGCCGGCCGCTGGTTTATGATGGTGCTCACCACCTTCACCAGTATCGGTCCGCTGCTGATTTACTTGTACGGGGGCTACTTATTCATTCAGGGAGAGCTGACGATCGGGGCTATTATTACCTTTGTCGCATTGCTGGGCAGACTATACGGGCCCGTACTGCAAATGACCAATCTGTATGTGGATGTGAAGCGTTCAGTGGCGCTGTTTGAGCGGATTTTTGACTATTTCGATATGGACCCGCTGATTACCGATCAGCCGCTGGCACTGCCGGGCAATGCCGATGGGGCGGACATCGTCTTCGATCATGCAGAATTCGCTTACCAGCCGGGTAAACCGGCTCTGCGGGGAATTTCGTTCACGGCGGCCGCCGGATCACTGACTGCGCTTGTCGGGCCCAGCGGAGCGGGCAAAACCACCATCACCAACCTCATTCCGCGGCTCTATGAGCTGGATTCAGGTGCCATCCGCATCGGCGGCACGGATATCCGGGAGTTCACGCTGCAATCGCTGCGCTCGCAGATCGGTCTGGTCACCCAGGATACTTATCTGTTCAACGGAACCATTCGGGACAATCTGCTCTATGCCAGTGCCGGAGCAACTGAACCTGAAATAATTGCCGCCTGCGAGGCTGCGTACATCCATGATTTCATTATGAAGCTGCCTGACGGGTACGACACCATGGTCGGCAACCGGGGAATCAAGCTGTCCGGCGGGGAGAAGCAGCGGATCTCCATCGCCCGTGTGCTGCTGAAGAATCCGCCCGTTATTATTATGGATGAGGCTACCTCTTCGCTGGATACTGTGTCCGAGTATTATATCCAGCAAGCAATGCACAAGCTTCTGCAGGGCAAGACCAGTATCGTCATCGCCCACCGCCTTTCGACCATTATGGCTGCCGATACGATTCTGGTTATTCAGGACGGGGCTATCGTGGAGTCAGGACCGCATGAATCGCTGCTGGCGGAGCACGGCGTGTACAGGGACTTGTATAATAAGCAGTTTCTGGCCAACGGGCCGGCTACCTGA
- the thiD gene encoding bifunctional hydroxymethylpyrimidine kinase/phosphomethylpyrimidine kinase produces MTNTRTALTIAGSDSGGGAGIQADLKTFQELGVYGMSALTAVTAQNTLGVQAVYPLSPEAVGTQLDSVGSDLPPDAVKTGMLFSSEIIITAARKVQEYGWQDRLVIDPVMVAKGGSPLLLQEAVQALIASLLPLAQVLTPNLPEAEILTGMKIGKMNDREQAARLLYQMGPQYIVLKGGHAPEGSEVVDLLYDGREFQYMTSPRIETRHTHGTGCTYSAALTAGLALGYNMQQAVHTAKAFIQAAIEDSLNLGAGHGPTNHFAYGKRRSLRGDQP; encoded by the coding sequence ATGACAAATACCCGCACAGCATTGACGATTGCCGGCTCCGACAGCGGCGGCGGCGCAGGCATTCAGGCCGATCTGAAGACCTTTCAGGAGCTCGGCGTATACGGAATGTCCGCGCTTACTGCAGTCACCGCCCAGAACACCCTCGGAGTTCAAGCGGTATACCCGCTCAGCCCTGAAGCCGTCGGGACGCAGTTGGACTCAGTCGGCAGTGATCTGCCGCCGGATGCCGTGAAGACCGGCATGCTGTTCAGCAGTGAGATCATCATTACAGCAGCCCGGAAGGTACAAGAATACGGCTGGCAGGACCGGCTGGTCATTGATCCGGTAATGGTCGCCAAGGGCGGGTCTCCGCTGCTGCTGCAGGAAGCTGTGCAGGCCCTGATCGCTTCCCTGCTTCCTCTGGCACAGGTGCTGACCCCTAACCTTCCTGAAGCTGAGATTCTGACCGGGATGAAGATCGGCAAGATGAATGACAGGGAACAGGCAGCACGGCTGCTGTATCAGATGGGACCGCAATATATCGTTCTGAAGGGCGGACATGCTCCGGAAGGCAGTGAGGTGGTCGATCTGCTCTATGACGGCCGGGAATTCCAGTATATGACCAGCCCGCGGATCGAGACCCGGCATACGCATGGAACCGGCTGTACTTATTCGGCTGCACTGACGGCCGGGCTGGCGCTGGGCTATAATATGCAGCAGGCTGTTCATACTGCCAAGGCCTTTATCCAGGCGGCTATCGAAGACAGCCTGAATCTCGGGGCCGGCCACGGCCCGACCAATCATTTTGCTTACGGCAAGCGCCGCAGCTTAAGGGGGGACCAGCCATGA
- the thiE gene encoding thiamine phosphate synthase yields the protein MSRISREDMRSLLQVYFIAGSVNCRRSPADTLSAAAAGGITLFQFREKGAGALTGSARLELGAQLRHICRGHSIPFIVNDDLELALALDADGVHAGQDDLPAAEIRQRLGGQKIIGVSAHNLAEAQQAIADGADYLGIGPVYPTSSKEDAEAVQGTAVIEQLRSSGLQIPLVGIGGITLDNALPVLKAGADGISVISAIAGAADIAAAAGNFRRLMT from the coding sequence ATGAGCCGGATTAGCCGGGAGGACATGCGCAGCCTCCTGCAGGTCTATTTCATTGCCGGCAGCGTGAACTGCCGCCGGTCTCCGGCCGATACCCTGTCAGCAGCGGCAGCCGGAGGCATTACCCTGTTCCAGTTCCGCGAGAAAGGTGCAGGAGCACTTACCGGCTCTGCACGGCTCGAGCTGGGTGCGCAGCTCCGGCACATCTGCCGCGGGCACTCCATCCCGTTCATCGTGAACGATGATCTGGAGCTGGCGTTGGCCCTGGATGCGGACGGCGTCCATGCCGGCCAGGATGATCTGCCCGCTGCCGAGATCCGCCAGCGGCTTGGCGGGCAGAAGATCATCGGCGTATCCGCCCATAATCTTGCGGAAGCGCAGCAGGCTATTGCTGACGGAGCTGATTATCTCGGAATCGGTCCGGTGTATCCCACTTCCTCCAAGGAAGATGCGGAAGCCGTTCAAGGGACCGCTGTCATTGAACAGCTCCGCAGCAGCGGCCTTCAGATTCCGCTTGTCGGCATCGGCGGTATCACCCTGGACAATGCTTTGCCGGTGCTCAAGGCTGGAGCGGACGGAATTTCCGTCATCTCCGCTATTGCCGGGGCAGCAGATATCGCTGCCGCTGCCGGTAACTTCAGGCGTCTTATGACTTAA